A genomic segment from Lineus longissimus chromosome 15, tnLinLong1.2, whole genome shotgun sequence encodes:
- the LOC135499995 gene encoding uncharacterized protein LOC135499995: MKHVGQLMLATEIRSVREYWHVRAHNRHIFPPILQGYGTIGQLAEDAIFYYTLNWPCWPYEFPMRHACLVGIQLIPVMSVSNLFMDYEWASSVKDVCTWANNPWSAPGADKVAPSILKPVSTGWGAFCHSITSQLGGQHRTDAANYIRDRNYGEMVGGSGVASTLLYIYGST; the protein is encoded by the exons ATGAAACACGTGGGCCAACTGATGCTGGCCACTGAGATTCGATCGGTCAGGGAGTACTGGCATGTCAGGGCCCATAATAGACATATATTCCCTCCAATCCTCCAAG GTTACGGAACTATCGGCCAACTTGCCGAAGATGCTATTTTCTACTACACCCTGAACTGGCCGTGCTGGCCTTACGAATTCCCCATGAGGCACGCATGTCTGGTGGGAATACAGCTCATTCCAGTCATGTCCGTCTCCAACCTTTTTATGGATTAC GAATGGGCATCCAGTGTCAAGGACGTGTGCACCTGGGCCAACAACCCTTGGTCGGCACCAGGCGCGGATAAGGTGGCTCCCTCTATACTCAAACCAGTCAGTACG GGTTGGGGCGCCTTCTGTCATTCCATAACATCCCAGTTAGGAGGCCAGCACCGCACTGATGCCGCAAACTATATCAGGGACAGAAACTACGGAGAGATGGTCGGAGGTTCCGGGGTAGCCAGTACACTTCTTTATATCTACGGCTCTACCTAG
- the LOC135499297 gene encoding uncharacterized protein LOC135499297: MKERIRWIGVGLLSLGVLLTFATIEAVLPDGCTPLNELPFSTYDVSSIWAANSELGSIVPPKRQGNMRSRGALPTQHFATNQMKTGSAPMRLIPYSAVMGPEGITYDAYTLERWNNTKRTDLMMQQTPTEDGLPWKKMVSLGSNMKQLVSGPDGNPKGTFTGKSGVQVGIEGAGEPEMIDFGEMFADFQWMDTSGGKMQVPLVRGNALLTHKFENANPILYPYCLSSINGQAVDFSCPSEVIASDPGEGFVESKCESSGLAIVLHATKPIEYVGQVQWAAAPTSGWGNSHGMNSCDRSKCSLSSDGLTITIRPGYNNDHISYAVNVPYRYILPPRNWDSKPYTADCRTWRGSRDVHRFRGEENPEFLTSKKSLKNACSGPFCHHATCTCSASQSGCDVTLTVSLGSPVTSVDNLQFAGVTESTWGTHAPMLTCGKNVPCSISTDMKQITYTTKTGKFGESFKYAVHVIGRFIQPPQDWQGTPFSVTCPSSASVAATTIAPSVVVATQMPPTVTPSTGGATATAGACDATFCQTVTCSRENGKYKVKIHVELKNPMKAQNSIQLASSETSGWHGFVPMLTCGSSSHSCQVSSDLKEISFVRSFMSPDVSYAINVISQFVKPSNWQKDPFVYNCFSGFQGDYGNTGTPGTSSGTGTSVTSGVSSGSFNTANKFILELKEPGNSLPNQVRKFAVYFSQEMEPNLSSAGLKFAPKAGGKFTGIAQLGYLGTSPGGDVTGNDYLDRHAGFFSYKPKTSFCVKGNSGFISFDWDVNDINGPTDAGSVLIVALPHHEPLLNVRQTLIATPYGFKGTLGRDWLLEEQLPPASMEPDMTAVNRIKLNQAELKDILTAIERDSNQYSLDSVCNWSNSYGVGKEIAMVARLASISRAFGTSHYQKLDNSIKVCLEKWLRITDTLDNANKFFYDTVYGGLLLRGEDASHAITPHANFGFPSYNDHHFHLGYFLYALGYYAKYDTAWAQANREAIVALARDVGNPTTKDTQFPVVRHKDFYMGMSWATGVVGGGRQAESSSEAINCYHGLAALGESLGDTTMKHVGQLMLATEIRSVREYWHVRAHNRHIFPPILQGYGTIGQLAEDAIFYYTLNWPCWPYEFPMRHACLVGIQLIPVMSVSNLFMDYEWASSVKDVCTWANNPWSAPGADKVAPSILKPVSTGWGAFCHSITSQLGGQHRTDAANYIRDRNYGEMVGGSGVASTLLYIYGST; the protein is encoded by the exons ATGAAGGAGCGAATTCGGTGGATCGGTGTCGGGCTACTCAGTCTAG GTGTGCTTCTAACGTTTGCAACCATAGAAGCGGTACTTCCGGACGGATGCACCCCACTCAACGAACTGCCATTTTCCACGTATGACGTCAGCAGCATCTGGGCAGCTAATTCGGAACTTGGGTCCATTGTGCCGCCGAAACGTCAAGGAAACATGCGATCTCGTGGAGCACTCCCTACACAACACTTCGCAACAAATCAGATGAAGACGGGAAGCGCCCCCATGCGGCTGATACCGTATTCAG CCGTGATGGGCCCTGAAGGTATCACCTACGATGCGTACACCCTCGAGCGCTGGAACAACACGAAGCGCACCGATCTCATGATGCAACAGACCCCGACAGAGGACGGCCTCCCGTGGAAGAAGATGGTCTCACTGGGCTCCAATATGAAGCAGCTGGTGTCAGGCCCCGACGGGAACCCTAAAGGAACCTTTACGGGGAAGTCTGGAGTGCAGGTGGGGATTGAGGGGGCGGGCGAGCCGGAGATGATTGACTTTGGCGAGATGTTCGCTGACTTCCAGTGGATGGATACCAGTGGCGGGAAGATGCAG GTTCCACTAGTTCGCGGCAACGCCCTTCTCACCCACAAGTTCGAGAATGCCAACCCGATTTTGTATCCTTACTGTTTGAGCAGCATCAATGGACAAGCTGTCGACTTCAGCTGCCCTTCTGAGGTTATTG CTTCAGACCCAGGAGAAGGCTTTGTGGAGTCCAAATGCGAATCTTCAGGGCTAGCTATTGTCCTCCACGCAACCAAGCCCATAGAGTACGTAGGACAGGTCCAATGGGCAGCGGCACCCACCAGTGGGTGGGGGAACAGCCATGGGATGAACTCCTGTGATAGGTCGAAATGCTCTCTCTCAAGTGATGGGCTGACTATTACAATTAGGCCTGGATATAACA ATGATCACATAAGTTACGCCGTCAACGTTCCCTACCGGTACATTCTACCGCCAAGAAACTGGGACTCAAAACCCTACACAGCAGACTGCCGCACATGGCGAGGGTCAAGGGACGTTCATAGGTTCAGAGGAGAGGAGAATCCCGAATTTCTTACATCAAAAA AATCTCTGAAAAACGCCTGTAGTGGTCCATTTTGCCATCACGCTACGTGCACTTGCTCAGCCAGCCAATCTGGATGTGATGTAACCCTGACAGTGTCTTTGGGCAGCCCCGTAACATCAGTCGACAATCTCCAATTTGCTGGGGTGACCGAAAGCACTTGGGGAACACATGCACCCATGCTGACATGTGGCAAAAATGTCCCCTGTTCCATTTCTACTGACATGAAGCAAATAACCTACACCACAAAGACAGGAAAATTTGGAGAAAGTTTCAAATACGCTGTCCACGTGATTGGGCGTTTTATCCAACCGCCGCAAGATTGGCAAGGAACGCCTTTCAGTGTCACGTGCCCCTCGTCTGCCTCTGTAGCTGCCACAACGATAGCGCCATCTGTTGTTGTTGCTACACAAATGCCACCTACTGTCACACCTTCTACTGGTGGCGCCACAGCTACAGCAGGTGCATGCGATGCCACGTTTTGCCAAACCGTCACCTGCTCtcgagaaaatggaaaatataaAGTGAAAATCCATGTTGAGCTGAAGAATCCAATGAAAGCACAAAACTCGATCCAGCTTGCATCGTCGGAGACTTCAGGCTGGCATGGTTTTGTTCCGATGCTGACTTGTGGAAGCTCATCACACTCCTGCCAAGTTTCTTCCGATCTCAAAGAAATCTCTTTCGTACGGAGTTTTATGAGCCCGGATGTAAGTTATGCGATAAATGTCATATCCCAGTTTGTCAAACCATCCAACTGGCAGAAGGACCCGTTTGTTTATAACTGCTTCAGCGGATTCCAAGGCGACTATGGAAACACCGGCACTCCTGGCACATCTTCAGGAACTGGAACCTCAGTGACCTCTGGAGTCTCAAGTGGTTCTTTCAACACTGCTAATAAGTTTATTCTCGAATTGAAAGAACCAGGGAACAGCTTACCAAACCAGGTCAGAAAGTTTGCCGTGTACTTCTCCCAGGAAATGGAACCAAATCTATCATCTGCTGGCCTGAAATTTGCTCCAAAAGCTGGAGGGAAGTTCACGGGAATCGCACAGTTGGGCTACCTTGGGACAAGTCCAGGTGGTGATGTCACAGGGAACGATTACTTGGACAGGCATGCTGGGTTTTTCTCTTACAAACCCAAGACTAGTTTCTGCGTGAAGGGTAATAGTGGATTCATCAGTTTTGACTGGGATGTGAATGACATCAATGGACCAACGGATGCCGGCAGTGTGCTGATTGTTGCACTACCTCACCAT GAGCCACTGTTGAATGTCCGCCAAACTCTGATCGCGACGCCCTATGGCTTCAAAGGTACTCTGGGAAGAGATTGGCTCTTGGAAGAGCAACTTCCGCCTGCTTCCATGGAACCAGATATGACAGCCGTCAATCGAATCAAATTAAATCAAGCCGAACTTAAG GACATCCTGACGGCAATAGAGCGCGACTCGAACCAATACAGCCTTGACAGTGTTTGCAACTGGTCTAATAGTTACGGCGTAGGCAAAGAGATAGCTATGGTAGCAAGGCTGGCAAGTATATCCAGGGCATTCGGCACCAGCCATTATCAGAAGCTTGACAACTCAATCAAGGTTTGTCTTGAGAAATGGCTTAGAATAACAG ATACGCTAGACAACGCCAACAAGTTCTTCTACGACACTGTCTACGGTGGTCTGCTCCTCCGTGGGGAGGATGCCAGTCACGCCATCACCCCTCATGCCAACTTCGGGTTCCCCTCTTACAATGATCATCACTTCCATCTTGGGTACTTCTTGTATGCCCTTGGGTACTACGCGAAATATGACACAGCCTGGGCACAGG cAAACAGGGAAGCGATTGTAGCCCTCGCCCGTGACGTTGGGAACCCGACTACAAAAGACACTCAGTTCCCTGTCGTCCGCCACAAAGATTTCTACATGGGCATGTCCTGGGCCACTGGTGTGGTGGGCGGAGGCAGGCAGGCCGAGTCCTCCTCAGAG GCGATCAATTGCTATCACGGCTTGGCCGCACTGGGTGAATCCTTAGGCGACACCACCATGAAACACGTGGGCCAACTGATGCTGGCCACTGAGATTCGATCGGTCAGGGAGTACTGGCATGTCAGGGCCCATAATAGACATATATTCCCTCCAATCCTCCAAG GTTACGGAACTATCGGCCAACTTGCCGAAGATGCTATTTTCTACTACACCCTGAACTGGCCGTGCTGGCCTTACGAATTCCCCATGAGGCACGCATGTCTGGTGGGAATACAGCTCATTCCAGTCATGTCCGTCTCCAACCTTTTTATGGATTAC GAATGGGCATCCAGTGTCAAGGACGTGTGCACCTGGGCCAACAACCCTTGGTCGGCACCAGGCGCGGATAAGGTGGCTCCCTCTATACTCAAACCAGTCAGTACG GGTTGGGGCGCCTTCTGTCATTCCATAACATCCCAGTTAGGAGGCCAGCACCGCACTGATGCCGCAAACTATATCAGGGACAGAAACTACGGAGAGATGGTCGGAGGTTCCGGGGTAGCCAGTACACTTCTTTATATCTACGGCTCTACCTAG